One window from the genome of Thermus sediminis encodes:
- a CDS encoding gamma-glutamyltransferase family protein: MDLTHYPYPSRRPVVLGRRGAVATSQPLAALAGMEMLLKGGTAVDAAIAMAACLTVVEPTSNGMGGDLFALVWDGSLHGLNASGKSPLALSPERLPEGRMPERGWLPVTVPGAVSGWRALHERWGRLPFPEVLAPAIRHAEEGFPVGPETARAWRRAEGVYLPLQGPEFQAFQEVFFPGGRAPRAGEVWRSPLHAKTLREIGETYGESLYLGPLAQALARFSEATGGLLALEDLKAHAPEWVRPLSTEYKGLAVHELPPNGQGVAVLLALNLLEGLDLRPEDPVGYHLQIEAMRLALADTYRHVADPRFMELPPEAFLSKAYAEERRRLIGERALPIALPGLKPEGTVYLAAADGEVMVSLIQSNYQGFGSGVLVPGTGIALQNRGLGFALEEGHPNRVGPGKRPFHTIIPGFLMREGKPLGPFGVMGGFMQPQGHVQVVLGLADLGLNPQAALDRPRWQVLPGGEVLLEPGISQATALFLKDLGHRVRLEAEYALFGRGQAILRLEEALCAASDPRAEGLALAL; this comes from the coding sequence GTGGACCTGACCCACTACCCCTACCCCTCCCGCCGCCCCGTGGTCCTGGGGAGGCGGGGGGCGGTGGCCACGAGCCAACCCCTGGCGGCCCTGGCGGGGATGGAGATGCTCCTCAAAGGGGGCACGGCCGTGGACGCCGCCATCGCCATGGCCGCCTGCCTCACCGTGGTGGAGCCCACCTCCAACGGGATGGGCGGCGACCTCTTCGCCCTGGTCTGGGACGGGAGCCTCCACGGCCTGAACGCCTCCGGCAAAAGCCCTCTGGCCCTTTCCCCAGAGAGGCTTCCCGAGGGGCGGATGCCCGAGCGGGGCTGGCTTCCCGTGACCGTGCCCGGGGCGGTTTCCGGCTGGCGGGCCCTGCACGAGCGGTGGGGGCGGCTTCCCTTCCCCGAGGTCCTCGCCCCCGCCATCCGCCACGCCGAGGAGGGCTTTCCCGTGGGCCCGGAGACGGCCCGGGCCTGGCGGCGGGCGGAGGGCGTATACCTCCCTCTCCAGGGCCCCGAGTTCCAGGCCTTCCAGGAGGTCTTCTTCCCCGGGGGCAGGGCCCCGAGGGCGGGGGAGGTGTGGCGGAGCCCCCTCCACGCCAAGACCCTGAGGGAGATCGGGGAGACCTACGGGGAAAGCCTCTACCTCGGCCCCTTGGCCCAGGCCCTGGCCCGCTTCAGCGAGGCCACCGGGGGGCTCCTTGCCCTGGAGGACCTGAAGGCCCACGCCCCGGAGTGGGTGAGGCCCCTTTCCACGGAGTACAAGGGCCTCGCGGTCCACGAGCTCCCCCCCAACGGCCAGGGGGTGGCCGTCCTCCTGGCCCTGAACCTCCTGGAGGGTCTGGACCTCCGCCCTGAGGACCCCGTGGGCTACCACCTGCAGATCGAGGCCATGCGCCTGGCCCTAGCGGACACCTACCGCCACGTGGCCGACCCCCGGTTCATGGAGCTTCCCCCCGAGGCCTTCCTCTCCAAGGCCTACGCCGAGGAGAGGCGGAGGCTCATCGGGGAGAGGGCCCTTCCCATCGCCCTCCCGGGCCTCAAGCCCGAGGGCACCGTCTACCTGGCGGCGGCGGACGGGGAGGTCATGGTCTCCCTCATCCAGTCCAACTACCAGGGGTTTGGCTCCGGGGTCCTGGTGCCGGGGACGGGGATTGCCCTGCAGAACCGGGGCCTGGGCTTCGCCCTGGAGGAGGGGCACCCCAACCGGGTGGGCCCAGGGAAAAGGCCCTTCCACACCATCATCCCCGGTTTCCTCATGCGGGAGGGGAAGCCTTTGGGCCCCTTTGGGGTCATGGGGGGGTTCATGCAGCCCCAGGGGCACGTGCAGGTGGTCCTGGGCCTGGCGGACCTCGGCCTCAACCCCCAGGCCGCCCTGGACCGGCCCCGGTGGCAGGTGCTCCCCGGGGGGGAGGTCCTCCTGGAGCCCGGCATCTCCCAGGCCACGGCGCTTTTCCTCAAGGACCTGGGGCATAGGGTGCGCCTTGAGGCGGAGTACGCCCTCTTCGGGCGGGGCCAGGCGATCCTGAGGCTAGAGGAGGCCCTCTGCGCCGCCTCCGACCCCCGGGCGGAGGGGCTCGCTCTGGCCCTCTAG
- a CDS encoding DUF72 domain-containing protein, producing MAEVRVGTASWTDETLLQSGWYPPEVRRDPEKRLRHYAQFFDTVEVDSTFYALPRPEVAAKWAERTPEGFLFHVKAYSAFTGHGLEAGALPKDLRALLPRPEGHLAQREVPREVVEEAWRRFFAALEPLKASGKLGYLHFGLPPWTEPRPRTFQYLEHLAARTQGYWVAVEFRNPRWYVAWGFVKRELSRLGLIHVSVDAPPHPEAPPRVLEATHPVAVLRCHGRNAETWKGPHAKPYERFNWRYSEEELEDLAQATRTLVGQAERVFVTFNNNYGTQGVEAALGLKRLLGLP from the coding sequence GTGGCGGAAGTCCGGGTGGGCACGGCCAGCTGGACGGACGAGACCCTCCTCCAATCGGGATGGTACCCGCCCGAGGTTAGGCGGGACCCGGAAAAACGGCTCCGCCACTACGCCCAGTTCTTTGACACCGTAGAGGTGGACAGCACCTTCTACGCCCTGCCCCGCCCCGAGGTGGCGGCCAAGTGGGCGGAGAGGACCCCGGAAGGCTTCCTCTTCCACGTGAAGGCCTACTCCGCCTTCACCGGGCACGGCCTCGAGGCGGGCGCCCTCCCCAAGGACCTCCGGGCCCTCCTCCCCAGGCCCGAGGGCCACCTGGCCCAGCGGGAGGTGCCCAGGGAGGTGGTGGAGGAGGCCTGGAGGCGCTTCTTCGCCGCCCTGGAACCCCTAAAGGCCTCGGGGAAACTGGGCTACCTTCACTTCGGCCTCCCCCCCTGGACCGAGCCCAGGCCCAGGACCTTCCAGTACCTGGAACACCTGGCGGCAAGGACCCAGGGCTACTGGGTGGCGGTGGAGTTCCGCAACCCTAGGTGGTACGTGGCCTGGGGCTTCGTGAAGCGGGAGCTTTCCCGGCTGGGCCTCATCCACGTGAGCGTGGACGCACCTCCCCACCCTGAGGCCCCGCCCCGGGTCCTGGAGGCCACCCACCCCGTGGCCGTCCTCCGCTGCCACGGCCGCAACGCCGAAACCTGGAAGGGCCCCCACGCCAAACCCTACGAGCGCTTCAACTGGCGCTACAGCGAGGAGGAGCTAGAGGACCTGGCCCAGGCTACCCGCACCCTGGTGGGCCAGGCGGAGAGGGTCTTCGTCACCTTCAACAACAACTACGGCACCCAGGGGGTGGAGGCCGCCTTAGGCCTCAAGCGCCTCCTGGGCCTTCCCTAG
- the crtI gene encoding phytoene desaturase family protein has product MRAVVIGSGVGGLSAAIRLAAMGLQVLVLEKLPGPGGRAFVHQAQGFTFDMGPTVITVPPFIEDLFATRPGDPRLYPDFPQEEGLRHTERYVRIVPLDPFYRIHFPDGTHFDYNNDRDHLLSEIRRLAPEDVEGYHRFEAHAKALFQKGFLELGFTHFGSLLDLLKVAPDLLRLDAVRPLFSVVSRYFQNPKMRQVFSFESLLIGGNPLSVPALYAMIHFVERNWGVHFAMGGTGALIRGLVRKLEELGGRIRFNAPVRRILTRGRRAVGVALEDGEKIEADLVVSNADYVHTYGELLSPEDRFWHSDLRLRRTRLSMSLFVAYFGFRARGDEGERLKHHNVLLSPRYEGLLRDIFGRKVLPEDFAHYLHLPTLTDPSLAPPGHHAAYTLVPVPHNGSGLDWRRIGPEYLEKALRYLDEAGFLPGLMDRLVYTHFVTPDYFQWTLNSHLGNAFGPEPVLWQTASFRPHNRSEDVKGLYLVGQSYQPGAGLPSVMMSGKMTARLIAHDLGLERAPRGLLEARA; this is encoded by the coding sequence ATGCGCGCGGTGGTGATCGGCAGCGGGGTGGGCGGGCTTTCCGCCGCCATTCGGCTTGCGGCCATGGGCCTCCAGGTCCTGGTCCTGGAGAAGCTTCCCGGCCCCGGGGGGCGGGCCTTTGTCCACCAGGCCCAGGGCTTCACCTTTGACATGGGGCCCACGGTGATCACCGTCCCCCCCTTCATAGAGGACCTCTTCGCCACGAGGCCCGGCGACCCCAGGCTCTACCCCGACTTCCCCCAGGAGGAGGGCCTCCGCCATACGGAAAGGTACGTGAGGATCGTCCCCCTGGACCCCTTCTACCGCATCCACTTCCCCGACGGCACCCACTTTGACTACAACAACGATCGGGACCACCTCCTCTCCGAGATCCGCCGCCTGGCCCCGGAGGACGTGGAGGGCTACCACCGCTTTGAGGCCCACGCCAAGGCCCTCTTCCAGAAGGGCTTCTTGGAGCTGGGCTTCACCCACTTTGGAAGCCTGCTGGACCTCCTCAAGGTGGCCCCGGACCTCCTCCGCCTGGACGCCGTGAGGCCCCTCTTCTCCGTAGTCTCCCGCTACTTCCAAAACCCCAAGATGCGCCAGGTCTTCTCCTTTGAGTCCCTTCTGATCGGGGGAAACCCCCTAAGCGTCCCCGCCCTCTACGCCATGATCCACTTCGTGGAGCGGAACTGGGGGGTCCACTTCGCCATGGGGGGGACGGGGGCCCTCATCCGGGGCCTGGTGCGGAAGCTAGAGGAGCTTGGGGGGAGGATCCGCTTCAACGCCCCCGTGCGCCGCATCCTCACCCGGGGTAGGCGGGCCGTGGGGGTAGCTCTTGAGGACGGGGAAAAGATTGAGGCGGACCTGGTGGTCTCCAACGCGGACTACGTCCACACCTACGGGGAACTCCTCTCCCCGGAGGACCGCTTCTGGCACAGCGACCTCCGCCTCAGGCGCACCCGGCTTTCCATGAGCCTCTTCGTGGCCTACTTCGGCTTCCGGGCCCGGGGGGACGAGGGGGAGAGGCTTAAGCACCACAACGTCCTCCTCTCCCCTCGCTACGAGGGGCTTCTTAGGGACATTTTTGGACGGAAGGTCCTCCCCGAGGACTTCGCCCACTACCTCCACCTCCCCACCCTCACCGACCCCTCCCTGGCCCCCCCAGGCCACCACGCCGCCTACACCCTGGTGCCCGTGCCCCACAACGGGAGCGGTCTGGACTGGAGGAGGATCGGCCCCGAGTACCTGGAGAAGGCCCTTCGCTACCTGGACGAGGCGGGCTTCCTCCCGGGCCTCATGGACCGGCTGGTCTACACCCACTTCGTCACCCCGGACTACTTCCAGTGGACCCTGAACAGCCACCTGGGGAACGCCTTCGGCCCCGAGCCCGTCCTCTGGCAGACGGCCTCCTTTAGGCCCCACAATCGCTCCGAGGACGTGAAGGGCCTCTACCTGGTGGGGCAGAGCTACCAGCCGGGGGCAGGGCTTCCCAGCGTGATGATGTCGGGCAAGATGACGGCCAGGCTCATCGCCCACGACCTGGGCCTGGAAAGGGCCCCTAGGGGGCTCCTGGAGGCCAGGGCTTGA
- a CDS encoding glycosyltransferase — protein MREFDLFFGVFLFLLLRWLALLYNLLYFPSLGPGSTPERPRASILVPARNEAENLRKTLPTLLRQGALEVLVLDDLSEDKTARVAQEAAGGHPGFRLLRGKPLPEGWRGKNWACWQLALEARGEVLVFTDADVLWEEGALGGLLRALEGKDLVSALPRQEVGREGVAVAFVMNGLFSFLPHPLLEALRVANGQVLAFRKEAYFAQGGHRAIRGEVLEDVALARRALRYGLRLGQGLFRVRMYRSYAGAISGFAKNFLEIHLKNPAVLLGSAFYHFSLYTLPWLFGRWDLALMGLLERLLVQWALRGPLWPALLTPIAPLLLLPAYGRALLPGKTWKGRRV, from the coding sequence ATGAGGGAGTTTGACCTCTTCTTCGGGGTCTTCCTCTTCCTCCTCCTGAGGTGGCTTGCCCTCCTTTACAACCTCCTCTACTTCCCCAGCCTAGGCCCAGGCTCCACGCCGGAGAGGCCCAGGGCCTCCATCCTGGTCCCCGCCCGGAACGAGGCGGAGAACCTGAGAAAGACCCTCCCCACCCTCCTGCGGCAGGGGGCCCTCGAGGTCCTGGTCCTGGACGACCTGTCCGAGGACAAAACCGCGAGGGTGGCCCAGGAGGCGGCGGGGGGCCACCCCGGCTTCCGCCTCCTCCGGGGGAAGCCCCTCCCCGAGGGCTGGCGGGGGAAGAACTGGGCCTGCTGGCAGCTGGCCCTGGAGGCCCGGGGGGAGGTCCTGGTCTTCACCGACGCCGACGTCCTTTGGGAGGAGGGGGCTTTGGGGGGGCTCCTGAGGGCCCTCGAGGGGAAGGACCTGGTCTCCGCCCTGCCCCGGCAGGAGGTGGGGCGGGAGGGGGTGGCGGTGGCCTTCGTGATGAACGGCCTCTTCTCCTTCCTGCCCCACCCCCTCCTCGAGGCCCTCAGGGTGGCCAACGGCCAGGTCCTGGCCTTCCGGAAGGAGGCCTACTTCGCCCAGGGGGGGCACCGGGCCATCCGGGGGGAGGTTCTGGAGGACGTGGCCCTGGCGCGGCGGGCCTTGCGCTACGGCCTCAGGTTGGGGCAAGGCCTCTTCCGGGTCCGCATGTACCGGAGCTACGCCGGGGCGATATCCGGCTTCGCCAAGAACTTTCTGGAGATTCACCTGAAAAACCCCGCCGTCCTCTTGGGCTCGGCCTTCTACCACTTTTCCCTCTACACCCTCCCCTGGCTTTTCGGCCGGTGGGACCTGGCCCTCATGGGCCTCCTGGAACGCCTCCTGGTCCAGTGGGCCCTGAGGGGCCCCCTTTGGCCCGCCCTCCTCACCCCCATAGCCCCCCTCCTCCTCCTGCCCGCCTACGGGAGGGCCCTCCTCCCGGGGAAGACGTGGAAGGGGAGGAGGGTCTAG
- a CDS encoding lysophospholipid acyltransferase family protein, whose protein sequence is MADRWDAIKERPLGRLLRGVVEALLLLSLKEGLRGVYLKGETPEGPLVLAMNHHSFYDGHLVWLLARRRGKPISLLVSEENLRAFPVLKLSGALEAGRVREALRRLQRGEWVALFPEGTMGYPGPLRPLRRGAGWLAAKAGVPLLPVASRVALRGYQHPDAFLLVGEPLPPEGDLEGALRGLLLELDEALKGTHPREVPQGFLEILRGRRSLEERVRPLVRLLRP, encoded by the coding sequence GTGGCCGACCGTTGGGATGCCATCAAGGAAAGGCCCCTGGGGAGGCTTCTGCGAGGGGTAGTGGAGGCCCTCCTCCTCCTGAGCCTCAAGGAAGGCCTCCGAGGGGTGTACCTGAAGGGAGAAACCCCGGAGGGACCCCTGGTCCTGGCCATGAACCACCACAGCTTCTACGACGGGCACCTGGTGTGGCTTCTGGCGCGGCGCCGGGGGAAGCCCATTAGCCTCCTGGTATCGGAGGAGAACCTGAGGGCCTTCCCCGTCCTGAAGCTATCGGGGGCCCTCGAGGCGGGAAGGGTGCGGGAGGCCCTAAGGCGCCTCCAAAGGGGCGAGTGGGTGGCCCTCTTCCCCGAAGGGACCATGGGCTACCCCGGACCTCTCCGCCCTCTGAGGCGGGGAGCAGGCTGGTTGGCCGCCAAGGCTGGGGTGCCCCTTCTCCCCGTGGCCTCCCGGGTGGCCCTCCGGGGCTACCAGCACCCCGATGCCTTTCTCCTGGTGGGCGAGCCCCTTCCTCCGGAAGGGGACCTGGAGGGGGCTTTGAGGGGGCTTCTTCTGGAACTGGACGAGGCGCTAAAGGGGACCCATCCCCGGGAGGTCCCCCAAGGCTTCCTTGAGATCCTCCGGGGCAGGCGAAGCCTAGAGGAAAGGGTCCGGCCCCTGGTGCGGCTCCTCCGGCCATGA
- a CDS encoding lycopene cyclase domain-containing protein encodes MTYLEFHLVFILPPLLLLLLWARPKPPRLWAYLLMPLIALLYTTPWDNYLVYREVWGYPEGRVLLRIGYVPLEEYLFFLLQPLLTGAFLLRIAGTPPPRGPGLARVVGGAFWLLVTALGVMLLALGGEYLYMGLIVAYFAPVFVLQWAFGGDLLLAWWRPFLLGVALPTLYLWFADFWAITREGIWWISEEYTLGLGVAGLPLEEMTFFLFTNLAVVQGLLLAWHPEALRRIR; translated from the coding sequence ATGACCTACCTGGAGTTCCACCTGGTCTTCATCCTCCCTCCCCTCCTTCTCCTCCTCCTTTGGGCCAGGCCCAAGCCCCCAAGGCTTTGGGCCTACCTCCTCATGCCCCTCATCGCCCTCCTCTACACCACCCCCTGGGACAACTACCTGGTCTACCGGGAGGTCTGGGGCTACCCAGAGGGCCGGGTTCTCCTGAGGATCGGCTACGTGCCCTTGGAGGAGTACCTCTTCTTCCTCCTCCAGCCCCTCTTAACCGGGGCTTTCCTTCTCCGCATCGCAGGGACGCCTCCCCCAAGGGGCCCCGGTCTAGCCCGGGTGGTAGGGGGGGCCTTTTGGCTCCTGGTCACCGCCCTAGGAGTCATGCTCCTGGCCCTTGGGGGGGAGTACCTCTACATGGGCCTCATCGTGGCCTACTTCGCCCCCGTTTTCGTCCTGCAGTGGGCCTTCGGGGGGGACCTTCTCCTGGCCTGGTGGCGGCCCTTCCTCCTAGGGGTGGCCCTCCCCACGCTTTACCTCTGGTTCGCGGACTTCTGGGCCATCACCCGCGAGGGGATCTGGTGGATCTCGGAGGAGTACACCCTGGGCCTGGGGGTGGCCGGGCTCCCCCTGGAGGAGATGACCTTCTTCCTCTTCACCAACCTGGCGGTGGTCCAAGGCCTCCTCCTGGCCTGGCACCCCGAGGCCCTGAGGCGCATAAGGTAG
- a CDS encoding cytochrome P450, translating to MERLALKEALPHLKRLQEDPLSVLLEWGRAHPRLLLPLPGLPLALVFDPEGVEKVLLAEGLTKATFQYQGLARLTGKGLLTDWGRSWKEARKALKDPFLPKAVREYRPLMEAEAEAFFAPWRGERRDLDHEMLALSLRLLGRALFGEPLSPKLAELSLEALDRIIACTRSPLAMLNPFQEATFQRAKAALYREAEGLIQHPPLSQLSRERALAEAVTLLVAGHETVASALTWSLLLLSHHPEWQERVAEEEEAALQVFQEALRLFPPAWILTRKAEGPFPLDGTTLPPGTTLVLSPYVTQRLYFPDGEAFLPDRFLTEKGTPSGRYFPFGLGQRLCLGRDFALLEGPIVLRAFFRRFHLDPLPFPRVLAQVTLRPEGGLWAVPRPLEVQA from the coding sequence ATGGAACGCCTGGCCCTGAAGGAAGCCCTGCCCCACCTAAAGCGCCTCCAGGAGGACCCGCTCTCCGTCCTCCTGGAGTGGGGCCGGGCCCACCCCCGCCTCCTCCTCCCCCTCCCTGGCCTCCCCCTGGCCCTGGTCTTTGACCCCGAGGGGGTGGAAAAGGTCCTGCTGGCCGAGGGCCTCACCAAGGCCACCTTCCAGTACCAGGGCCTTGCCCGCCTCACGGGAAAAGGCCTCCTCACGGACTGGGGAAGGAGCTGGAAGGAGGCCCGCAAAGCCCTCAAGGACCCCTTCCTGCCCAAGGCCGTTCGGGAATACCGCCCCCTCATGGAGGCAGAGGCCGAGGCCTTCTTCGCCCCCTGGCGGGGGGAAAGGCGGGATTTGGACCACGAGATGCTAGCCCTCTCCCTAAGGCTTCTGGGCCGGGCCCTCTTTGGGGAGCCCCTCTCCCCAAAGCTTGCGGAGCTTTCCCTGGAGGCCCTGGACCGCATCATCGCCTGCACCCGCTCCCCCCTCGCCATGCTCAACCCCTTTCAGGAAGCCACCTTCCAGAGGGCCAAGGCCGCCCTCTACCGGGAGGCGGAGGGCCTGATCCAACACCCCCCCCTCTCCCAGCTTTCCCGGGAACGGGCCCTCGCCGAGGCTGTGACCCTCCTGGTGGCGGGGCACGAGACCGTGGCCAGCGCCCTCACCTGGTCCCTCCTCCTCCTCTCCCACCACCCGGAGTGGCAAGAACGGGTGGCGGAAGAGGAGGAAGCCGCCCTGCAGGTCTTCCAGGAGGCCTTGAGGCTCTTTCCCCCGGCCTGGATTCTCACCCGCAAGGCGGAAGGCCCCTTCCCCCTGGACGGGACCACCCTCCCCCCTGGCACCACACTGGTCCTGTCTCCCTACGTGACCCAAAGGCTTTACTTCCCCGATGGAGAGGCCTTCCTCCCGGACCGCTTCCTCACGGAAAAGGGAACCCCTTCTGGCCGGTACTTCCCCTTCGGCCTGGGGCAGAGGCTCTGCCTGGGCCGAGACTTCGCCCTCCTGGAGGGGCCCATCGTCCTACGGGCCTTTTTCCGCCGCTTCCACCTAGACCCCCTCCCCTTCCCCCGGGTCTTGGCCCAGGTGACCCTGCGGCCGGAAGGGGGGCTTTGGGCGGTCCCCAGGCCCCTGGAGGTGCAGGCATGA
- the phr gene encoding deoxyribodipyrimidine photo-lyase — translation MNLVWHRGDLRLRDHPALLEALAQGPLVGLVVLDPNNLKTSPRRRAWFLENVRALREAYRERGGALWVLQGLPWEKVPEAARGLRAKAVYALRSYTPYGQYRDERTREALPVPLHLLPAPHLILPDLPRAYRVYTPFSRNFQGLDPPLPAPEALPRGPEEGEIPREDPGLPLPEPGEEAARRRLWAFLEERLSRYHLERDRLDGEGGSRLSPYFALGVLSPREAAWEALKRGSEGARKWVSELLWRDFSYHLLYHFPHMAERALDERFEALPWKEDEELFQAWYLGRTGVPLVDAAMRELHATGFLSNRARMAVAQFAVKHLLLPWRRAEEAFRHLLLDGDRAVNLQGWQWAGGLGVDAAPYFRVFNLVAQGERHDPEGTWLRRFAPEYPSYLPQDPVVDLEEARRRYLALAKALPK, via the coding sequence ATGAACCTGGTCTGGCACCGCGGCGACCTCCGCCTGAGGGACCACCCCGCCCTCCTCGAGGCCCTGGCCCAGGGGCCCCTGGTGGGCCTGGTGGTCCTGGACCCCAACAACCTAAAGACCTCCCCCAGGCGGCGGGCCTGGTTCCTGGAGAACGTCCGGGCCCTGCGGGAGGCCTACCGGGAGCGGGGCGGGGCCCTTTGGGTCCTCCAGGGCCTCCCCTGGGAAAAGGTACCGGAGGCGGCAAGGGGGCTTAGGGCCAAGGCGGTCTACGCCCTAAGGAGTTACACGCCTTACGGCCAGTACCGGGATGAGCGGACCCGGGAGGCCCTTCCCGTTCCCCTTCACCTCCTCCCCGCCCCCCACCTGATCCTCCCGGACCTCCCCCGGGCCTACCGGGTCTACACCCCCTTTAGCCGAAACTTCCAAGGCCTAGACCCCCCCCTCCCCGCCCCCGAGGCCCTGCCCAGGGGCCCCGAGGAGGGGGAGATCCCCCGGGAGGACCCCGGCCTCCCCCTACCCGAACCCGGGGAGGAGGCGGCTAGGAGGAGGCTCTGGGCCTTTTTGGAGGAGAGGCTTTCCCGCTACCACCTGGAGCGGGACCGCCTGGACGGGGAAGGGGGCTCGAGGCTCTCCCCCTACTTCGCCCTAGGGGTCCTCTCTCCCCGGGAGGCCGCCTGGGAGGCCCTGAAGCGGGGCAGCGAGGGGGCGAGGAAGTGGGTTTCCGAGCTCCTCTGGCGGGACTTCTCCTACCACCTCCTCTACCACTTCCCCCATATGGCCGAAAGGGCCCTGGACGAGCGGTTTGAGGCCCTGCCCTGGAAGGAGGACGAGGAACTCTTCCAAGCCTGGTACCTGGGGAGGACCGGCGTGCCCCTGGTGGACGCCGCCATGCGGGAGCTCCACGCCACCGGCTTCCTCTCCAACCGGGCCCGCATGGCCGTGGCCCAGTTCGCCGTGAAGCACCTCCTCCTCCCCTGGAGGAGGGCAGAGGAGGCCTTCCGCCACCTCCTCCTGGACGGGGACCGGGCGGTGAACCTCCAGGGCTGGCAGTGGGCGGGGGGCCTGGGGGTGGACGCCGCCCCCTACTTCCGGGTCTTCAACCTGGTGGCCCAGGGCGAGCGCCACGACCCAGAGGGAACCTGGCTCAGGCGCTTCGCCCCGGAGTACCCCTCCTACCTGCCCCAGGACCCCGTGGTGGATCTGGAGGAGGCCCGCAGGCGCTACCTGGCCCTGGCCAAAGCCCTGCCAAAGTAG
- a CDS encoding phytoene/squalene synthase family protein, whose protein sequence is MEPDWKELSRTIQVHSTTFYLGSLLFPAEARKGAWAVYAACRLGDEAVDGEGGGMEALEAWWEGVERAYGGRPKETWEKGLAWALERWPIPFDAFLHMKEGFLTDLGPVRLKTEGELLTYCYQVAGTVGRMMAPIAGGGKEAEAKAILLGQAMQLTNILRDVGEDLGRDRLYLPQDLLEAYGVRLEDLLEGRVTPGYRALMAYLEGKARAFYREGLEGLRLLKVGQAAIALAALQYQGILDKLRLLGYDNLRHRAHLRAWERIKLLPRALLAARP, encoded by the coding sequence ATGGAACCCGACTGGAAAGAGCTATCCCGGACCATCCAGGTCCACTCCACCACCTTCTATCTGGGAAGCCTCCTCTTTCCCGCCGAGGCCCGCAAGGGAGCCTGGGCGGTCTACGCCGCCTGCCGCCTGGGAGACGAGGCCGTGGATGGGGAAGGCGGAGGAATGGAGGCCCTGGAGGCCTGGTGGGAAGGGGTGGAGCGGGCCTACGGGGGAAGGCCCAAGGAGACGTGGGAAAAGGGCCTCGCCTGGGCCTTGGAGCGCTGGCCCATCCCCTTTGACGCCTTTTTGCATATGAAGGAGGGGTTCCTCACGGATCTGGGTCCTGTGCGCCTGAAGACGGAAGGTGAACTCCTCACCTACTGCTACCAGGTGGCGGGCACCGTGGGCCGGATGATGGCCCCCATCGCCGGGGGGGGCAAGGAGGCCGAGGCGAAGGCCATCCTCCTGGGCCAGGCCATGCAGCTCACCAACATCCTCAGGGACGTGGGCGAGGATCTGGGGCGGGACCGGCTCTACCTCCCCCAAGACCTCCTGGAGGCCTACGGGGTTCGCCTCGAGGACCTCCTGGAGGGCCGGGTTACCCCAGGGTACCGGGCCCTCATGGCCTACCTGGAGGGGAAGGCCCGGGCCTTCTACCGGGAGGGCCTGGAGGGGTTGCGGCTTCTCAAAGTGGGCCAGGCAGCCATCGCCCTGGCCGCCCTCCAGTACCAGGGCATCCTGGACAAGCTCCGCCTCCTGGGCTACGACAATCTGCGCCACCGGGCCCACCTCAGAGCTTGGGAGAGGATAAAACTTCTCCCCAGGGCCCTCCTCGCCGCCCGGCCATGA
- the carH gene encoding HTH-type transcriptional repressor CarH — protein sequence MTRPGVYTIAEVEAMTGLSSEVLRQWERRYGFPRPERTPGGHRLYRKEEVEALRTIRRWLEEGATPQAAIRRYLAQQVAPEGLEAELYGALLRAELGEAEALFRRGLRLLGPEGALERLLVPVLRRIGEAWHRGEVGVGEEHLATTFLRARLQELLDLAGLPPGPPILVTTPPGERHELGAMLAAYTLRRRGLPALYLGPDTPLSDLRNLAARLGVRAVVLSALLSENLRALPEGALAHLAPRVYLGGQGVSPEEARRLGARYLDHLEALAEELLNLRNGEKEGV from the coding sequence ATGACCCGCCCTGGGGTGTACACCATCGCTGAGGTGGAGGCCATGACCGGCCTCTCCAGCGAGGTCCTAAGGCAGTGGGAGCGCCGCTACGGCTTCCCCCGACCCGAGCGCACCCCCGGGGGGCACCGCCTTTACCGCAAGGAGGAGGTGGAGGCCCTAAGGACCATCCGCCGCTGGCTGGAGGAGGGGGCTACCCCCCAGGCAGCCATCCGCCGCTACCTGGCCCAGCAGGTGGCCCCTGAGGGCCTCGAGGCCGAGCTCTACGGGGCCCTCCTGCGAGCGGAACTAGGGGAGGCCGAGGCCCTCTTCCGCCGGGGCCTGCGGCTTCTGGGGCCGGAAGGGGCCTTGGAGCGCCTCCTGGTGCCGGTGCTGAGGCGGATTGGGGAGGCCTGGCATCGGGGCGAGGTGGGGGTAGGGGAGGAGCACCTGGCCACCACCTTTCTCCGGGCCCGGCTCCAGGAGCTCCTGGACCTGGCGGGCCTCCCCCCCGGACCCCCCATCCTGGTGACCACGCCCCCTGGGGAGCGGCACGAGCTTGGGGCCATGCTGGCCGCCTACACCCTGAGGCGGCGGGGGCTTCCCGCCCTCTACCTGGGCCCGGACACCCCCCTCTCCGACCTGAGGAACCTGGCGGCCCGCCTAGGGGTCCGTGCCGTGGTCCTCTCCGCCCTGCTTTCCGAGAACCTGAGGGCCCTTCCCGAGGGGGCCCTGGCCCACCTCGCCCCTAGGGTCTACCTAGGGGGGCAGGGGGTCTCGCCGGAGGAGGCCAGGCGGCTTGGCGCCCGGTATCTGGACCATCTCGAGGCCCTGGCCGAGGAGCTTTTGAACCTGAGAAACGGGGAGAAGGAGGGAGTATGA